Proteins co-encoded in one Romeriopsis navalis LEGE 11480 genomic window:
- the acs gene encoding acetate--CoA ligase: MSQPTIESILQEDRLFPPSSEFSSQAHIKSLDEYKKLSEAAQADPEGFWSKLAETELHWFEKWDQVLDWSNPPFAKWFVNGKINLSYNCIDRHLETRSDKPAIIWEGEPGDARIITYKQLHTEVCKFANVLKSQGVKTGDRVGIYMPMIPEAAIAMLACARIGAAHSVVFGGFSAEALRDRLVDADAKVVVTADGGWRKDKIVPLKPAVDAALDAPNVPVTTVITVKRTAQDITMAEGRDHWWHDLMDAASDDCPAPALDSEQMLFVLYTSGSTGKPKGVVHTTGGYNLYAHMTCKWIFDLKEDDVYWCGADIGWITGHTYVVYGALSNGATTVMYEGAPRPSNPGAFWDVIEKYKVTIFYTAPTAIRAFIKMGDEHPNARDLSSLRMLGTVGEPINPEAWMWYHKVIGKEKCPIVDTWWQTETGGVMITPLPGATPTKPGSATLPFPGIQADIVDLEGNSVGPNDGGFLAVRHPWPGMMRTVYNNPERFRKTYWEHIPPKDGKYIYFAGDGARRDADGYFWVMGRVDDVINTAGHRLGTMEIESALVSHPAVAEAAVVGKPDDLKGEEVVAFITLEGDQAQDDALIKELKAHVVSEIGAIARPGEIRFADALPKTRSGKIMRRLLRSLAAGQEIAGDTSTLEDRSVLEKLRGEGS, encoded by the coding sequence ATGTCTCAGCCGACAATCGAATCAATTCTGCAAGAAGACCGCCTGTTTCCCCCGAGCAGCGAATTCTCCAGCCAAGCCCACATCAAGAGCTTGGACGAGTATAAGAAGCTGTCGGAAGCGGCTCAGGCTGACCCGGAAGGCTTCTGGAGTAAGCTGGCGGAAACCGAACTGCACTGGTTTGAAAAATGGGACCAAGTGCTCGACTGGAGCAATCCTCCCTTCGCCAAGTGGTTTGTCAACGGCAAAATCAATCTTTCCTACAACTGCATCGATCGCCATCTGGAAACCCGTTCCGATAAGCCGGCGATTATTTGGGAAGGCGAACCCGGTGACGCCCGCATCATCACTTACAAGCAACTCCACACCGAAGTTTGTAAGTTTGCCAACGTGCTGAAAAGCCAAGGCGTGAAGACCGGCGATCGGGTCGGGATCTACATGCCGATGATTCCCGAAGCGGCGATCGCCATGCTGGCTTGTGCCCGGATTGGGGCGGCGCACTCCGTTGTCTTTGGTGGCTTTAGTGCGGAAGCCCTGCGCGATCGGCTGGTTGACGCCGATGCCAAGGTGGTTGTCACAGCGGATGGGGGCTGGCGGAAGGACAAAATTGTGCCGCTGAAACCGGCGGTTGATGCGGCGCTGGATGCTCCCAATGTGCCAGTCACGACGGTCATTACCGTGAAGCGGACCGCCCAAGACATCACAATGGCTGAAGGTCGTGACCATTGGTGGCATGATCTGATGGACGCGGCGTCAGACGATTGTCCAGCACCCGCCCTTGACAGTGAGCAAATGCTGTTCGTGCTCTATACCTCTGGTTCCACTGGTAAGCCGAAGGGTGTGGTGCATACGACGGGGGGCTATAACCTTTATGCCCACATGACTTGCAAGTGGATTTTCGACCTCAAAGAGGATGATGTCTACTGGTGCGGCGCGGATATTGGTTGGATTACGGGGCATACCTATGTGGTTTACGGTGCCCTATCCAACGGTGCTACAACCGTGATGTACGAAGGTGCGCCGCGTCCCTCGAATCCCGGCGCATTCTGGGATGTGATCGAGAAGTATAAGGTGACGATTTTCTACACCGCACCAACGGCGATTCGGGCCTTTATCAAAATGGGCGATGAGCATCCGAATGCCCGCGATCTCTCTTCGCTGCGGATGTTGGGTACAGTTGGCGAACCAATTAACCCCGAAGCCTGGATGTGGTATCACAAGGTGATTGGCAAAGAGAAATGCCCGATCGTCGATACCTGGTGGCAGACCGAAACGGGTGGCGTGATGATTACACCACTGCCCGGTGCGACACCGACGAAGCCCGGTTCGGCAACTCTACCGTTCCCCGGTATTCAAGCTGATATTGTCGATCTTGAAGGCAACTCTGTCGGGCCAAATGACGGCGGTTTTCTGGCCGTGCGTCACCCCTGGCCCGGCATGATGCGGACGGTTTATAATAACCCGGAGCGTTTCCGCAAAACCTACTGGGAACATATTCCCCCGAAAGATGGTAAATACATCTACTTTGCGGGTGACGGTGCGCGGCGCGATGCGGATGGCTACTTCTGGGTCATGGGCCGCGTTGATGATGTGATCAACACCGCTGGTCATCGTCTCGGCACCATGGAAATCGAGTCGGCTCTAGTTTCCCATCCCGCCGTCGCCGAAGCGGCTGTGGTTGGTAAACCGGATGATCTGAAAGGTGAAGAGGTCGTGGCGTTTATCACCCTTGAAGGTGATCAGGCCCAGGATGATGCCCTGATCAAGGAACTGAAAGCCCATGTTGTGAGTGAGATTGGTGCGATCGCCCGTCCGGGTGAG